The following coding sequences are from one Pseudomonas oryzae window:
- a CDS encoding type I restriction endonuclease subunit R → MADSKEAQFQQDIIKAMTAQGWLTGPASGYDRRSALYTEDLLAYFKEAWPERWDKFAKANPNDPDGVLVQKVVRALEQDGTLEVLRHGFKLPGVKVELCSFQPDHGMNPDSLHRYQCNRLRVVAEVSYSPHVQDSGKNYNPRLDLVLFVNGLPVATLELKSEFKQSVEKAKQQYRHDRPLKDPLTRKPEPLLTFKRGALVHFAVSQEEVAMTTQLAGKDTFFLPFNMGSEEGGAGNPLPADDSQYATGYLWQRVFQPDAWLKVLGRFLHLQRKTSEGFDGQLTTRETLIFPRFHQWEVVNTLIDSTRSEGPGQRYLIQHSAGSGKSNSIAWTAHQLAALYDADGNKLFNSVIVITDRTVLDSQLQNTIYQFEHAQGVVRPITRDIGSQSKSEQLAEALAAQTRIIIVTIQTFPALFDTLDKHPKLASGRYAVIADEAHSSQTGSSASKLKAILGSDAPDEGEEISAELLLDAAVAARQPNQRISYYAFTATPKAKTLELFGRRPEPELPASASNKPEAFHLYSMRQAIEEGFILDVLRNYTTYSTAWKIAHPDGADEEVDSKKARQALARWVRLHPYNIDRKVEIIVEHFRAHIRHLLGGQAKAMVVTSSRQEAVRYQLAMKDYIKAQGYQDVHPLVAFSGSVLPDAVIPEEVTESSSLLNAGVNGRDLAEALDSPDFNVMIAANKYQTGFDQPKLCAMYVDKKLQGVDCVQTLSRLNRTFPGKETFILDFFNDAQDILDAFLPYYTKAELSDVTDPQIVYDVQKKLDAEGIYHWEEVEAFATAFFDPKAPASKLSYYSKPARERFAKRYQFGQEARRQALEFKRTAEQNGDSAGLKKAEHALKEAGEQIDQLDLFRKNLLSFVRLYEFLSQIVAYEDRELEQLCVFAKHLHPLLRVDRLDRDDVDVSELQLTHYRLTKRAEHDLHLSDEQGDYSLDPASAVGSGKPHDPEKKQLSEIIEALNDIFGAEVSDEDQLHFLTGIAQRISREEDVMAQVNSQPAEQVMHGLFPKRVEDIVLDAMTDHEKLSLEVLDNVVKSRAFARVIYKLLTTAGGLGGGDNTGKFGM, encoded by the coding sequence ATGGCCGACAGCAAGGAAGCTCAATTCCAACAGGACATCATCAAGGCCATGACCGCCCAGGGCTGGCTCACCGGCCCGGCCAGCGGTTACGACCGGCGCAGTGCGCTGTACACCGAAGACCTGCTGGCCTACTTCAAGGAGGCCTGGCCGGAGCGCTGGGACAAGTTCGCCAAGGCCAACCCCAACGACCCGGACGGCGTGCTGGTACAGAAGGTGGTGCGCGCCCTGGAGCAGGACGGCACCCTGGAGGTGCTGCGTCACGGCTTCAAGCTGCCGGGGGTGAAGGTCGAGCTGTGCAGCTTCCAGCCCGACCACGGCATGAACCCGGATTCCCTGCACCGTTACCAGTGCAACCGCCTGCGCGTGGTGGCTGAAGTGTCTTATTCGCCGCACGTCCAGGATTCTGGCAAGAACTATAACCCCCGTCTGGATCTGGTGCTGTTCGTCAACGGCCTGCCGGTGGCGACCCTGGAGCTGAAGAGCGAGTTCAAGCAGTCGGTGGAGAAGGCCAAGCAGCAGTACCGCCACGACCGCCCGCTGAAAGACCCGCTGACCCGCAAGCCCGAGCCGCTGCTGACCTTCAAGCGCGGCGCGCTGGTCCATTTCGCCGTCAGCCAGGAAGAGGTGGCGATGACCACCCAGCTGGCCGGCAAGGACACCTTCTTCCTGCCCTTCAACATGGGCAGCGAGGAAGGCGGCGCCGGTAACCCGCTGCCGGCCGACGACAGCCAGTACGCCACCGGCTACCTGTGGCAGCGGGTGTTCCAGCCGGATGCCTGGCTCAAGGTGCTGGGCCGCTTCCTGCACCTGCAACGCAAGACCAGCGAGGGCTTCGACGGCCAGCTGACCACCAGGGAAACCCTGATCTTCCCGCGCTTTCACCAGTGGGAAGTGGTCAACACGCTGATCGACAGCACCCGCAGCGAAGGCCCCGGTCAGCGCTACCTGATCCAGCACAGTGCCGGCTCTGGCAAGTCCAACTCCATCGCCTGGACCGCGCACCAACTGGCAGCGCTGTACGACGCGGACGGCAACAAGCTGTTCAACTCGGTGATCGTCATCACCGACCGCACCGTGCTCGACAGCCAATTGCAGAACACCATCTACCAGTTCGAGCACGCCCAGGGCGTGGTGCGGCCGATCACTCGCGACATCGGCAGCCAGAGCAAGTCCGAGCAACTGGCCGAGGCCCTGGCCGCGCAGACGCGCATCATCATCGTCACCATCCAGACCTTCCCGGCGCTGTTCGATACCTTGGACAAGCATCCCAAGCTGGCCAGCGGTCGCTATGCGGTGATCGCCGACGAGGCGCACTCGTCGCAGACCGGCTCCTCGGCCAGCAAGCTCAAGGCCATCCTCGGCAGCGACGCGCCGGACGAGGGCGAGGAAATCAGCGCCGAACTGCTGCTGGATGCCGCCGTGGCCGCCCGCCAGCCGAACCAGCGCATCAGCTACTACGCCTTCACCGCCACGCCCAAGGCCAAGACTCTGGAGCTTTTCGGCCGCCGCCCCGAGCCGGAGCTGCCGGCCAGCGCGAGCAACAAGCCCGAGGCGTTCCATCTGTATTCCATGCGCCAGGCCATCGAGGAAGGCTTCATCCTCGACGTGCTGCGCAATTACACCACCTACAGCACGGCCTGGAAGATCGCCCACCCGGACGGCGCCGACGAGGAAGTGGACAGCAAGAAGGCTCGCCAGGCGCTGGCCCGCTGGGTGCGCCTGCATCCGTACAACATCGACCGCAAGGTCGAGATCATCGTCGAGCATTTCCGCGCCCATATCCGCCATCTGCTCGGCGGGCAGGCCAAGGCCATGGTGGTCACCAGCAGCCGCCAGGAGGCGGTGCGCTACCAGCTGGCAATGAAGGACTACATCAAGGCCCAGGGTTACCAGGACGTGCATCCGCTGGTGGCCTTCTCCGGCAGCGTGTTGCCGGACGCGGTGATCCCCGAGGAAGTGACCGAGAGCAGCAGCCTGTTGAATGCCGGCGTGAATGGTCGCGACCTGGCCGAGGCGCTCGACAGCCCGGACTTCAACGTGATGATCGCCGCCAACAAGTACCAGACCGGCTTCGACCAGCCCAAGCTGTGCGCCATGTACGTGGACAAGAAGCTCCAGGGCGTGGACTGCGTGCAGACCCTGTCGCGGCTGAACCGCACCTTCCCCGGCAAGGAAACCTTCATCCTCGACTTCTTCAACGACGCCCAGGACATCCTCGACGCCTTCCTGCCCTACTACACCAAGGCCGAGCTGAGCGATGTCACCGATCCGCAGATCGTCTACGACGTGCAGAAGAAGCTGGACGCCGAGGGTATCTACCACTGGGAAGAGGTCGAGGCCTTCGCCACCGCGTTCTTCGATCCCAAGGCACCAGCCAGCAAGCTGAGCTACTACAGCAAGCCGGCCCGCGAGCGCTTCGCTAAGCGTTACCAGTTCGGCCAGGAAGCGCGCCGCCAGGCGCTGGAGTTCAAGCGCACGGCCGAGCAGAACGGCGACAGCGCCGGCCTGAAGAAGGCCGAGCATGCCCTCAAGGAGGCCGGCGAGCAGATCGACCAGCTCGACCTGTTCAGGAAGAACCTGCTGAGCTTCGTGCGCCTGTACGAGTTCTTGTCGCAGATCGTCGCCTACGAGGATCGCGAGCTGGAGCAGCTCTGCGTGTTCGCCAAGCACTTGCACCCGCTGCTGCGTGTCGACCGCCTGGATCGGGACGACGTGGACGTCAGCGAACTGCAACTGACCCACTACCGCCTGACCAAACGTGCCGAGCATGACCTGCACCTGAGCGATGAACAGGGCGACTACAGCCTCGACCCGGCCAGCGCGGTGGGCAGCGGTAAGCCCCACGACCCGGAAAAGAAACAGCTCTCGGAAATCATCGAGGCGCTCAACGACATCTTCGGCGCCGAAGTCAGCGACGAGGACCAGCTGCACTTCCTCACCGGCATCGCCCAGCGCATCAGCCGCGAGGAAGACGTCATGGCCCAGGTCAACAGCCAACCCGCCGAACAGGTGATGCACGGCCTGTTCCCCAAGCGCGTGGAGGACATCGTGCTCGACGCCATGACCGACCACGAAAAGCTGTCGCTGGAAGTGCTCGACAACGTGGTCAAGAGCCGGGCGTTCGCCAGGGTGATCTACAAGCTGCTGACGACGGCGGGAGGGTTGGGCGGCGGCGACAACACCGGCAAGTTTGGTATGTAG
- a CDS encoding restriction endonuclease subunit S, producing the protein MSFPKYPAYKDSGVEWLGEVPKHWDVRPLKWLVEQITEKAITSSFQVGLENIEGWTGRFIETDAEFSGDGVEFQKGDVLFGKLRPYLAKVWLADRSGQAVGDFFVLRPNAINCEFLHKYILSPSVIDDLNASTIGAKMPRVGWEDMAGLAVALPSCEEQIQIARFLDHETARIDALIEEQQRLIELLKEKRQTVISHAVTKGLDPSVPMKDSGVEWLGEVPAHWPVVPFGLAFEYQEGPGIMAVDFRDEGVPLIRISGIQGRWVTLDGCNYLEPSKVQGKWAHFRLDKGDLIISGSASMGLVSEVGEDVAGAVAYTGLIKLKPRAKISVRDFIRSVVGSYQFYAQIDLLKAGSTIQHFGPTHLSQMKIVLPPVNEQVQIAAYVADASVQFDELLGEAEKTNALLQERRSALISAAVTGKIDLRGWQPPASTPDPIRVQETA; encoded by the coding sequence ATGAGCTTTCCGAAGTATCCGGCGTACAAGGATTCCGGGGTGGAGTGGCTGGGTGAAGTACCGAAGCATTGGGATGTTAGGCCTTTAAAGTGGCTTGTTGAGCAGATTACTGAGAAGGCAATCACATCAAGTTTTCAGGTTGGGCTGGAAAACATAGAAGGCTGGACTGGCCGCTTTATTGAAACTGATGCGGAGTTTTCGGGCGATGGGGTCGAATTTCAAAAGGGAGATGTCCTATTTGGAAAGCTGAGACCCTACTTGGCAAAGGTCTGGTTGGCTGACAGATCAGGGCAGGCGGTTGGTGATTTTTTCGTGCTCCGTCCTAACGCGATCAATTGTGAGTTTTTGCACAAGTACATCTTGTCTCCCTCTGTAATCGACGACCTCAATGCATCTACCATTGGGGCCAAAATGCCCCGGGTCGGTTGGGAAGACATGGCAGGCCTTGCTGTGGCATTGCCATCGTGTGAGGAGCAAATCCAGATTGCTCGCTTCCTCGACCACGAAACCGCCCGCATCGACGCGCTGATCGAGGAGCAGCAGCGCCTGATCGAACTGCTCAAGGAAAAGCGTCAGACGGTGATCTCCCATGCCGTGACCAAGGGCCTCGACCCGAGCGTGCCGATGAAAGATTCCGGGGTGGAGTGGCTGGGTGAGGTGCCGGCGCATTGGCCAGTCGTCCCATTTGGACTCGCTTTTGAATATCAGGAAGGCCCCGGCATCATGGCGGTCGATTTTAGGGATGAGGGCGTCCCCCTAATTAGAATCTCCGGCATCCAAGGTAGATGGGTGACGCTAGATGGATGCAATTATTTAGAGCCATCTAAAGTACAGGGAAAGTGGGCCCACTTCCGGCTGGACAAGGGGGATTTGATCATAAGTGGAAGTGCCAGTATGGGCTTGGTTAGTGAAGTGGGAGAGGATGTTGCCGGAGCGGTGGCCTATACGGGGCTGATAAAGCTCAAGCCTAGAGCGAAAATCTCGGTTCGGGATTTTATTCGGTCGGTGGTTGGCTCGTACCAATTCTATGCTCAGATTGATTTGTTAAAGGCAGGCTCGACAATCCAGCATTTTGGGCCGACACATCTCAGCCAAATGAAGATTGTGCTGCCGCCGGTTAACGAACAGGTTCAGATTGCCGCTTATGTGGCTGACGCAAGTGTTCAGTTTGATGAATTGCTAGGCGAGGCTGAGAAAACTAACGCCCTGCTCCAAGAACGCCGCTCCGCCCTGATCTCCGCCGCCGTCACCGGCAAGATCGACCTGCGCGGCTGGCAACCGCCAGCCAGCACGCCCGACCCCATCCGAGTACAAGAGACCGCGTAA
- a CDS encoding type I restriction-modification system subunit M, protein MNTENHSQTAAFLWSIADLLRGDFKQSQYGRIILPFTLLRRMECVLSPTKDAVLAQAQEHWNKPDLVREKLLLRAAGQQFFNASKLTLATLSEQQTATDLMSYVQSFSKDAREIFEHFHFEDFVQQLDSANLLYEVVKRFAVADLSPDHISNFGMGIIFEELIRKFAESSNETAGEHFTPRDIVHLTTSLVVTDQGDKLKPNSIVTIYDPTAGTGGFLSEGDEYIQSISDKVTVSLHGQELNPESYAICKADMLIKCQDVANIKLGNTLSDDQLAGNTFDFMLSNPPFGVEWKKVQKQITDEHTVKGYGGRFGPGLPRVSDGSLLFLLHLVSKMRDPRDGGSRIGIILNGSPLFTGGAGSGESEIRRYLLENDLVEAIIALPTDMFYNTGIATYVWLLSNCKADERKGKVQLIDGSQHASKMRKSLGSKRQYLDDEQIRDLVRLYGSFAENAQSKIFHIDAFGYRRITVERPLRLSFQTSAERIVKVTEEKAIQKLDAAARHKLVEALQSMDASALHRNREQFSKLLKKTLMLQGVTPGTPELKALLNALGERDPEADICLTKGQPEADSGLRDFENVPLGESVYAYFEREVKPHVSDAWIDESKRDEQDGEVGIVGFEIPFNRHFYVFQPPRPLEEIDRDLKACTDRIKLMIEELSA, encoded by the coding sequence GTGAACACGGAAAATCACTCCCAGACCGCCGCCTTCCTCTGGTCCATCGCCGACCTGCTGCGCGGCGATTTCAAGCAGTCGCAGTACGGTCGCATCATCCTGCCGTTCACCCTGCTGCGGCGTATGGAGTGCGTGTTGTCCCCGACCAAGGACGCGGTTCTGGCGCAGGCCCAGGAGCACTGGAACAAGCCCGATCTGGTGCGCGAGAAGCTGCTGCTGCGCGCTGCCGGCCAGCAGTTCTTCAACGCCTCCAAGCTGACCCTGGCCACTCTGTCCGAGCAGCAGACTGCTACCGACCTGATGAGCTACGTGCAGTCCTTCAGCAAGGACGCCCGCGAGATCTTCGAGCACTTCCATTTCGAGGACTTCGTCCAGCAGCTCGACAGCGCCAACCTGCTGTATGAGGTGGTGAAGCGCTTCGCCGTTGCCGATCTGAGCCCCGACCACATCAGCAACTTCGGCATGGGCATCATCTTCGAGGAGCTGATCCGCAAGTTCGCGGAAAGCTCCAACGAAACGGCCGGGGAACACTTTACCCCGCGCGACATCGTGCACCTGACCACCTCGCTGGTGGTGACCGATCAGGGCGACAAGCTCAAGCCCAACAGCATCGTCACCATCTATGACCCGACTGCGGGGACGGGTGGTTTTCTGTCCGAGGGCGACGAGTACATCCAGTCGATCAGCGACAAGGTCACCGTCTCCCTGCACGGCCAGGAGCTCAACCCCGAGTCCTATGCCATCTGCAAGGCGGACATGCTGATCAAGTGCCAGGACGTGGCCAACATCAAGCTGGGCAACACCCTGTCCGACGACCAGCTGGCCGGCAACACCTTCGACTTCATGCTCAGCAACCCGCCGTTCGGCGTGGAGTGGAAGAAGGTGCAGAAGCAGATCACCGACGAGCACACCGTCAAGGGCTACGGCGGCCGTTTCGGCCCCGGCCTGCCGCGCGTGTCGGATGGCTCGCTGCTATTCCTGCTGCACCTGGTCAGCAAGATGCGCGACCCGCGCGACGGCGGCTCGCGCATCGGCATCATCCTCAACGGCTCGCCGCTGTTCACTGGCGGCGCCGGTTCGGGCGAGTCGGAGATCCGCCGCTACCTGCTGGAGAACGATCTGGTCGAGGCGATCATCGCCCTGCCCACCGACATGTTCTACAACACCGGCATCGCCACCTATGTCTGGCTGCTCTCCAACTGCAAGGCGGACGAGCGCAAGGGCAAGGTGCAGCTGATCGATGGCAGCCAGCACGCCAGCAAGATGCGCAAGTCACTGGGCAGCAAGCGCCAGTACCTCGACGACGAACAGATCCGCGACCTGGTGCGCCTGTACGGCAGCTTCGCGGAAAACGCGCAGAGCAAGATCTTCCACATCGACGCCTTTGGCTACCGGCGCATCACCGTCGAGCGCCCGCTGCGCCTGAGCTTCCAGACCAGCGCCGAGCGCATCGTCAAGGTGACGGAAGAAAAGGCCATCCAGAAGCTCGACGCCGCCGCCCGCCACAAGCTGGTCGAGGCCTTGCAGTCCATGGATGCCAGCGCTCTGCACCGCAACCGCGAGCAGTTCAGCAAGCTGCTGAAAAAGACCCTGATGCTGCAAGGCGTCACCCCCGGCACGCCGGAGCTCAAGGCCCTGCTCAACGCCCTGGGCGAGCGTGACCCCGAGGCCGATATCTGCCTGACCAAGGGTCAGCCCGAGGCGGACAGCGGCCTGCGCGACTTCGAGAACGTGCCGCTTGGCGAATCGGTGTACGCCTACTTCGAGCGCGAGGTTAAGCCCCACGTGTCGGACGCCTGGATCGATGAGAGCAAGCGCGACGAGCAGGACGGCGAGGTCGGCATCGTCGGTTTCGAGATCCCATTCAACCGCCACTTCTACGTGTTCCAGCCACCGCGCCCGCTGGAGGAAATCGACCGCGACCTCAAGGCCTGCACCGACCGGATCAAGCTTATGATCGAGGAGCTGTCGGCATGA
- a CDS encoding AAA family ATPase: MNTPSPDLINTTIRITKIRVRNRYCCIAFGHKVELSTRLNDRSSALVVRVPVAIAEPTKIAVGGIYDVYGEALTIQRAHGSYVASETQIEVQDIKLVRPSGSQVIQWLADQVAGIREVKATKLWDALGEYLYDVLNNRDHEAIRSIIPSEQIRDGLFDKWAEDGDAKTLRFVQERDIPLDLARKAVRFHKKNTIAALTEDPYRLLSFEGSWARVDGIARDKFGIALGDPRRLAAALEEALYRVAERGHTCATLNDLQDTVGRLVKPYSAPSAALAKALLQGKATGQFISREVANGELMLHAPGTYIMERQCAEFILALLRNPETQQQLFPTDIDALIAGFEREERLLLGIPEFALNDAQRRAVKVSFENRFSIITGGAGVGKTTVLKALYRALDTLDRPRFQMALSGRATARMIEATQQPATTIAGFLRNVSAEEMGPAPVVVIDEASMLDLVTFHRLVCKLPSGTHLILVGDPYQLPPIGAGLVLHVLCDLPNIPTTQLTEVKRQARESAIPAASLAIREGQWPTFATDDSGEVVFLPCADEQIIPTVLRLYELDRDNTQILGATRSCHFAGVETLNRVCHGRYASTGRPLMAMNEETGEVEATGFCVGDLLLYTANDWQRNLQNGCLGRLLEVFDEPVKVNIGDDERPEMRAALGRAVYEGVDHYIFEGDVDVMQHAYAITVHKSQGSQFRRVIVPVRKSRLLDRTFIYTAVTRAQVQVILVGNEDAVRDAVARPPKAFGRQVGLSEMLRV; the protein is encoded by the coding sequence ATGAACACCCCATCTCCGGATCTGATCAATACCACCATTCGCATCACTAAAATTCGCGTGAGGAACCGCTACTGCTGCATCGCCTTTGGCCACAAGGTTGAGCTGTCAACGAGGTTGAACGACAGGTCGAGTGCGTTGGTCGTCAGGGTGCCCGTCGCTATTGCCGAGCCCACGAAAATTGCGGTTGGTGGCATCTATGATGTGTATGGCGAAGCTCTCACCATCCAGCGCGCCCACGGATCCTACGTCGCCTCAGAAACGCAGATCGAAGTGCAGGACATCAAGCTGGTTCGCCCTTCCGGCAGCCAGGTGATCCAGTGGTTGGCCGACCAGGTGGCAGGCATCCGCGAGGTCAAGGCAACCAAGCTGTGGGACGCCCTGGGCGAGTACCTGTATGACGTGCTCAACAACCGCGATCACGAAGCGATCAGATCGATCATCCCGTCCGAACAGATACGTGATGGCCTGTTCGACAAGTGGGCCGAGGACGGCGACGCCAAGACGCTGCGCTTCGTGCAGGAGCGCGACATTCCGCTCGATCTCGCCCGCAAGGCCGTCCGGTTTCACAAGAAGAACACCATTGCAGCCCTGACCGAAGACCCGTACCGGCTGCTGAGTTTCGAGGGTAGCTGGGCGCGCGTGGACGGCATCGCTCGAGACAAATTCGGTATTGCCTTGGGCGATCCTCGGCGACTGGCTGCGGCTCTTGAAGAGGCGCTGTATCGGGTGGCCGAGCGAGGCCATACTTGTGCAACCCTGAATGACCTTCAGGATACGGTCGGCAGGCTGGTCAAGCCTTATTCGGCTCCATCTGCAGCCCTGGCCAAGGCTCTGCTCCAGGGTAAGGCTACGGGCCAGTTCATCAGCCGTGAAGTGGCTAATGGCGAGCTGATGCTCCATGCACCAGGCACCTACATCATGGAGCGGCAGTGCGCCGAGTTCATCTTGGCGCTGCTACGCAATCCGGAAACCCAGCAGCAACTATTCCCGACCGATATCGATGCCCTGATCGCAGGCTTCGAGCGCGAGGAACGCCTGCTCTTGGGCATCCCCGAGTTTGCTCTAAACGACGCGCAACGCCGGGCGGTGAAGGTTTCGTTCGAGAACCGTTTCAGCATCATTACGGGCGGTGCCGGTGTCGGCAAAACCACGGTACTGAAGGCGCTGTACCGAGCGCTCGACACACTGGATCGCCCCCGCTTCCAGATGGCGCTGTCGGGCCGCGCTACAGCCCGCATGATCGAGGCTACGCAGCAGCCGGCCACGACTATTGCCGGCTTCCTGCGCAATGTCAGCGCCGAAGAAATGGGGCCAGCGCCGGTCGTCGTCATTGACGAGGCCTCGATGCTCGATTTGGTGACCTTCCACCGGCTGGTCTGCAAGTTGCCATCCGGCACGCACCTGATCCTGGTCGGCGATCCTTACCAACTGCCGCCTATCGGCGCGGGTCTGGTCCTGCATGTGCTCTGCGACCTCCCGAACATCCCGACAACGCAGCTCACCGAGGTCAAACGTCAGGCCAGGGAGTCGGCCATTCCTGCGGCCTCCCTAGCTATCCGCGAGGGTCAATGGCCGACATTCGCCACGGATGACAGTGGCGAGGTCGTGTTCCTGCCGTGTGCTGACGAACAGATCATCCCAACCGTGCTCAGGCTGTACGAACTGGACCGGGACAATACGCAGATTCTCGGTGCCACCCGCTCCTGCCACTTTGCCGGTGTAGAGACCCTAAACCGTGTCTGCCATGGCCGCTATGCGAGTACGGGCAGGCCATTGATGGCCATGAACGAGGAAACCGGCGAAGTCGAAGCAACGGGCTTCTGCGTGGGAGACCTCTTGCTCTACACCGCCAATGATTGGCAGAGGAACCTGCAAAACGGCTGTCTGGGCCGGTTGCTGGAAGTGTTCGACGAGCCGGTCAAGGTCAATATCGGCGACGATGAACGACCGGAAATGCGTGCCGCGCTGGGCCGCGCCGTCTACGAGGGCGTTGACCATTACATCTTCGAAGGCGACGTGGATGTGATGCAGCATGCCTACGCCATCACCGTCCACAAGAGCCAGGGCAGCCAGTTCCGGCGAGTGATCGTGCCGGTGCGCAAATCGCGGCTGCTGGACAGAACCTTTATCTACACCGCCGTCACCAGGGCTCAGGTGCAAGTCATCCTGGTGGGCAATGAGGATGCGGTCAGGGATGCCGTTGCCCGGCCGCCAAAAGCATTCGGCCGTCAGGTGGGGCTGAGCGAGATGCTGAGGGTCTGA
- a CDS encoding VPA1267 family protein, producing the protein MANGQQVSEQNHAAFLAWASVKSDDDFREYVHRAKLKRAEIAAECGFGKSALVQNPAIKSALKELEDGLRKRGILPLDNDTARDAAPPVRDKDAKQRRQDSQRLNALEQENAALRTELAKAKAMLDRYRLLSSFMEETGRLPR; encoded by the coding sequence ATGGCCAACGGGCAACAAGTTTCGGAACAGAACCATGCAGCCTTTCTCGCCTGGGCTTCTGTGAAATCCGATGACGATTTCCGTGAGTACGTGCATAGAGCCAAGCTGAAGCGCGCCGAGATCGCCGCTGAGTGCGGCTTCGGAAAAAGCGCACTGGTTCAGAACCCCGCCATCAAGAGCGCCCTGAAGGAGCTGGAGGACGGCCTGCGGAAGCGCGGCATCCTGCCGCTGGATAACGACACAGCGAGGGATGCCGCGCCGCCTGTGCGCGACAAAGATGCCAAACAACGTCGCCAGGACAGCCAACGACTGAACGCGCTGGAACAGGAGAACGCGGCTCTGCGCACCGAACTGGCCAAGGCCAAGGCCATGCTGGATCGCTACAGGCTGCTCTCTTCATTCATGGAGGAAACGGGACGCTTACCACGATGA